ATCTAAAAATGATATTTTATTTGATATTACTGATAAATATTTAAAAGAACAGTGGAATGATTTAATAGCTTGGACTGAAAATCCAGAAAAAGATACTTCTCTTGATAGACTGGTAAAATATGTTTTAGAAAGAGACATTTCTTCGGTAGGTATGCGTCTTCACTTCTTTTATGATGCTATGCTTGGCAACGAAGAGATTCGTATAAAATTGATGCAGCGTTATGCAGAATTTGCTGCCATTATTACAGAGAAAATTCGTGAGAGAACTGATAAAATACCTGCTGAATATTTAACTTGGTTAATTTTATTAGCTTCTGATGGATTATTTATTCATAAAACTTTGAAAAACACTAGCTTAGACGTGGATAAATTTATTGCGGAAAGCAGTCAATTTATTAAGGTTTTGTTACCTAAGAACTAATTTGAGAAATTCTATAATCAAAAAGCCGCTTGCATATTTTATGCGTACGGCTTTTCTAAATTCTAAATATGATTTTTTATACATTCTACCCATTTATCTGTAGTTAAAACTTTACTAAATCTCGTTGCTTGAATTATTAAAATAGCCTTTTGTAACTCCTTAGCACTTATTCTCCCCTGATTATTTGATATGTCAAGTGTTCCCGTTGCATCCGATAAAAATTCTACTGAAAATCCTAAATGAGATGCTTGTCTTGCAGTAGTATCACAACACATCTGGGTCATATATCCACATACTACAACTGTATCTACATTCATGTTTCTAAGTAACTCCTCTAAATTAGTTTCTGTAAAACTTCCTGGCAAATTTTTTTCAATAATACATTCATGCTTTCTTTTTTTGATTTCATCATGTATTTCCCATTCCTTGCTTCCTCTAATAAACGTTTCTGAATTATTTTCTACTTCCGTATGTTGAATTAAAATAATTGGAATATTATTTTTTGAAGCCTCATCCATAGACTTAATAATATTTTTTAAACTCCTATTAGCATGTACAATAGGTAGTTTACCAATAAAATATTCATTTTGTACGTCAATAACTAATAATGCTCTTTTCATCTCATCCTCCTCCTTATATATTAGCTGCAATATTTTATAAAAACACCTCTATTTTTAACAAATATTAACAACTCACTTTTTTAATACCTATTCAGCCATCCTAAATAATCACTATTTTTTATTTTTAATTAGCTTACTTATATAATTGTATGACAACATATTCCATTAATGTATTAAAAATATTGAATTCTGTAAATATTTCTCATGGTTTTATAAAATAAAAAACACCTTACTTTCAAATTTTTATGTATCTGAAGTAAGGTGTTGATATTAAATTTATGTATACTAAAAAGAGGTATAATACCCCTTGCCATTTCCCCAATAAACTAGACACCTTAAACTCGTTATTTCTAGCTTTTTCGTAGATTATCATATTATTTCATTTTTTATGCTACCTTCACTTTTTTATTTGTGTTATTGTAATATAAATGACTCCTGTTGGTTTTCATGCTCGCTGATACGCGTCCTTTAATGCCTTGATAACTAATTCCTTTGTCATTCTTTCACTCATCGATAAAGCGACAATTTTTTGTCCACATAAATCCATAATACTTGCAATGTATAACCAGCCTTCATCTGTCCAGAGATATGTTATATCACTTACCATTTTTTCCTTAGGTTTGTCCACGGTAAAATCACGATTCAAAATATTTTCTGCAACTAGAAGCTTGTGGTTAGAGTTAGTAGTAGCTTTAAATTTCTTTGAAACCTTTGACTTTAGCAACAAAAACTAGAAGTAAACTTCCAGTTTTTGAAAAGGGTCTGTCCTCTTACACTCATTAACATTATTAGGTTGATGGCTATGTGGATATCCCCTGCTCATTCATTTACAACCTTTGCTGCATTCTCATAGACATTCAAAAATCAGGTGCTTATGAGTAATCCTCACCAAAACGACTTGTTTTCTTTAGCACCTCTTTAACTATTTTTGCTATTTGGTCATACTTGGTATTATCAACAAGTCTAAAGTATAAGCTTTTTAAGAAAAGAGTTACATTAAATTCAATAAATAAATCATTAGGAAGTATACCTGTTTTTTCTATGTTACCAAAGCTTCTGATCCATTCCTCAATTTCCCCTACAGGAATTATATCTCTTTCCAAAACCTCCTTAACAGTCGATATCATACGCTCATCCTCGTTGTTAATATATCCATAATAATTTATGTTAATTTTTTTATATATTGAATCTAATATCTCTTTTAGTCCTTCATATCCTATTATTTGACATTGTGAAAGCTCCATTAGGGCATCAGCACCGTGGGCAGCTCCATGAGCCCAGCTTTTACCTTCTACAAAACCTCTTACATCCTTGTCCTCATTATAAAATTTCAAAACTGTATTAAAAGCCTTTAAAATATCACTATCAGATAAACGGTTCCTATGCTTATAGATTATACATGCAGCCACTTCAACGGAAAAAGTCCTATCAAAAACTGTATCGTTAATTTTCCCCAATCCTTTAAAAATATGTTTTTCGTCTAATGCTATCATAAATATGTCATGTGCTTCTTCAGGTGTTAGAACATCATTCATTATCCATTCTACAAGAACGTCAAAAACCAAGTCATTACGCATTTCACCATCAATATCCCCTATATAATCCATCAACTCTAAGGATAATTTATATGGGTTCACCCCCTCTGGTACTGTGTATTTGTTATCTTTTATATTTCTTAATAACGTCTTCAACACTTTCTTTTCCATATATTTCCCTTGTTTCTTAATATATTTCCCAATTAATCAAATGCCTGTAAAATCAACAACTAAAATGATTTTACTACAATGTGGTTATATATGTCAATAAAATATAAAGAAATGCAGAACTGAAGCATGAAAAATGGACATACTTAAACTAGGTGGTGGATAAGTATGGAAGAATACAGTAAGGGAAGTCATACTCTATATGATGTAAAATATCATATAATCTGGGTAACAAAATATAGTGGGATGTCCGAGATTGTCGTAAATCTTGGACATCCCACTTTTATTTGACGGTAACTTTATATTAAAAATAGAATGTATGACAAACATATAAATAGTAAGCAGTTTGATGCTTACCTCCTATTAGCAACAAAAACTAGAAGTAAACTTCCAGTTTTTTTGGAAAGGGTCTAACCCCTTACACTTAATGCTCTAGTGTAACTCTTATCTCTTTATTTTAAAACAATTTTCCATTTACCATCTTCTATGGGGAATTGTTTTACTCCACACAGCTTCGGATTTAACACAGTTAATCCTGTTTCCTCTCTCATCTCCCGAATTACAGCATCTACTATGGATTCTCCTTCTTCAACATGCCCACCAGGCAAGTATATCCCTTCCATTCTTCTTTTACTCTATCTTGCAATAAATATTGATTTTTTCTGTGTATCAAACATAATACCGTTAATTCTACTTTTTCTGTTCGTGCCATTGCAAGTTTTCCCCCTGTTAGAATTCCGTCAATTTAGTCAAAAGCAATTTGATAGTTTCATCAATAGGCTTTGTCCCATCGACATAAATAACGGGACAGGATATACCTTTTACCCACTCATCCGTTTTTTCCATGTTTTTCGTTACAACAGAATCAAAAAATCCCTGCTCCTGCTCATACATATCGCCACCCGCAAGGACTCTGTCTCCAAACTTATCATAAGATCGTTGCTTTACACGCTTAAGCCGAATTTCAAGAGGTACCGTAAGATAGATGACGCACTCGTATAGTGAATTGATTTTATCTCCAAGGTCGCCATTTACTGCCGATATGATAAAATTCGGATATTTAACGGTATCTAGTTTTTGTTGGGACAAAAGAATTACCGTTTCAACATGGCTTGATGCTACAATACTAATGACCATCGAGCCTAGTTCCCCCTTGGCATTAAATAGTATTTATAATATTTTTGTCTCTCGATTCTTATTTTTTCTTTAAAATATTATGGATCCTTTCATCAGATTATATTTATCAAGTATTCTTTCATTTTTTCTTTCTGAATATAATTTAGATCACACCCACATAAATGACTTTCTTTATTTAAAAAATCTATGTAGTCATTAATAGATACATTTCTTGCTATAAATGCTTTTCTAATCAATTCTTTTTGGATAACATTATCCTCTCTCATTTCTAATATTTTAATTAGTTCATACTCTCCAATACTATTATAATAAGTATATAGAGGCTCTTCTGATAAAAATTCTGGTGTGATTTTCATATTTGTAAGTAATAAGTTTCTAAGTGAAACATTTAATTTCTGAGGGATATGTTCTAGCTTTATAAAAAAATGATACTGCATATCAAAAACCATTTTTTTCACCTTATCATGTAATATTAATTCATTGTGCTTTGAAAGTTCATCAAGAACACACAGCTTAATGATTGTAACATAAAACATATTAATTGTACTCTCTGCATATAGAGAATCCAATAATGAACCAGTCAATGGTTTATGAATATACTCCATAAGCCACCTCCTTGCAAATTACTTTCATTTAACTTTATAGATGAATTTTTAATTCATAAAACATTAAATAGTTTCTGGCTAGTAATAATTTCTCTACACTTATCACCAACCACTAAACTTCTCATAAAATAATTATAATCTCTTTAATATAAAAATTAGTTCATGCCAACAATTACCAACATAAACTAATTTAAAAATTTTATTAAATTTTAAAATTATCCCTTATATATAATTTCAAATATTGGCCAGTCTTTGATTGATCACATTCAAGAATCTCTTTTAAAGTACCTTCCGCAACAACTTGACCTCCATTTTTACCTGCTTCTGGACCTATATCAATGATGTAATCTGCATCTATAATTATGTCTGGATTATGCTCTATAAGCACCACTGAATTGCCTTTGTCAATAATAGACCTAATAGCTACTAAAAGTCTTTCAATATCTTTAGAATGAAGTCCTGTAGTA
The sequence above is drawn from the Haloimpatiens massiliensis genome and encodes:
- a CDS encoding TetR/AcrR family transcriptional regulator; its protein translation is MAAPRKDNVKNLILDATEKLLETKKLSEISLAEIAKNAGISKGTLYYHYKSKNDILFDITDKYLKEQWNDLIAWTENPEKDTSLDRLVKYVLERDISSVGMRLHFFYDAMLGNEEIRIKLMQRYAEFAAIITEKIRERTDKIPAEYLTWLILLASDGLFIHKTLKNTSLDVDKFIAESSQFIKVLLPKN
- a CDS encoding cysteine hydrolase family protein, whose product is MKRALLVIDVQNEYFIGKLPIVHANRSLKNIIKSMDEASKNNIPIILIQHTEVENNSETFIRGSKEWEIHDEIKKRKHECIIEKNLPGSFTETNLEELLRNMNVDTVVVCGYMTQMCCDTTARQASHLGFSVEFLSDATGTLDISNNQGRISAKELQKAILIIQATRFSKVLTTDKWVECIKNHI
- a CDS encoding DUF2785 domain-containing protein, coding for MEKKVLKTLLRNIKDNKYTVPEGVNPYKLSLELMDYIGDIDGEMRNDLVFDVLVEWIMNDVLTPEEAHDIFMIALDEKHIFKGLGKINDTVFDRTFSVEVAACIIYKHRNRLSDSDILKAFNTVLKFYNEDKDVRGFVEGKSWAHGAAHGADALMELSQCQIIGYEGLKEILDSIYKKININYYGYINNEDERMISTVKEVLERDIIPVGEIEEWIRSFGNIEKTGILPNDLFIEFNVTLFLKSLYFRLVDNTKYDQIAKIVKEVLKKTSRFGEDYS
- a CDS encoding NUDIX domain-containing protein, with product MEGIYLPGGHVEEGESIVDAVIREMREETGLTVLNPKLCGVKQFPIEDGKWKIVLK